The genomic stretch TTAAGGAAAAACTCTTTGGAAGATGCCAACAGATCCATGAGTGTGACTGCTGGCATTCTTTTGAAGATgctaattgcatttttgtctgTCTATGAGTTTGTCATGTGGTTACCAATGGTTCAACATCCATTATAAACTTCATTAAGACTCAGCAAAGGATTTAATGTCCCAACACATACTTCTCTGGTCACCCTATTATCTCATCAGAGCCCTTAACATGAAAGGAGAGAGGTAAGGAGACACTGGGAAAAAGACAGAGACAGACCGACAACTGTTGCTGGATCAGACAGCCACtacagaacacagtttaagttTCACttcctctctccctctctttttatttttttactgcgAATAAACATGTTTGTCATTCATTGTAGTGATTTTGAGAAGTTTATGGCCTAATTCATTAGTTCCATTGTTACAGTCTCATTGTCTATCCTAATTACAGGATCTTACTTTCAATCTGTCTTCTTGACTCCCATACACCCTCCCCTCCTTTCCACATCAGACATTCTGTGCAAATTACTGTTATTCTCTGTCTGTGCAGTGCCCGATGATAATAGTAGTTGTGTCAGGGTGTGATGATCAGGTAGTTACATTTCAACAGCCTATAATAGCTCCTAGTTAAAAGCTCCATGGTAACAAAGCTGTGAGGGTCTGCAGAAACTGTCTGTGTAAGAACATCTAGTTGGTGCTCTATCCTGATCCACAGTGAGAGTGAGTGGAGTGGGGGGTTGCTGGGATTTTGGGAATGAGTGCCATTGCGATGCAGTGAGAGCCCAAGCTAAAAATATCTATTGACACATAGACTCCAACAAACATGGTAAGCAAACAGTCACACCACCCAACGCACACACAATCCAATAACACAGACACAGTTATAGTATACAGATGGATTGCATTATGTGCACCAGAAATGATCTATAGGATCTCTTATAAATGTGTATATACAGTGGGGGAaaaagtatttgacacatcagcatatCAGTAAtggggctattgacacaaaatttccaccagatgtaaacatcaaatattgaattcatacaaagaaatcagaacatttaagtatacaagttgagtcataataaataaagtaaaatgacacagggaataagtgtTCTGATTTcttcgtatgaattcaatatttggcttgatggctacatctggtggaaattgtgtcactagcccacttagaaatccccttactgataaaaatgctgatgtgccaaatacttattttccctgctgtaaACTATAGTCTTGTATAGGCTACCCTGTACATCATGTGGAAAATGATCTTGGTAAATAAAGCACATACATCCTGTGGTGGTTATATTATGTACCATCCCTGTTTAATGATGATATTGAAATGGTCAAATAATGGTCCCTATAGCTGTGACAGAtacagtacccttttaaaaagatcctaatatgtactatttatTTACAGGTAGTAtacattttggtaccaatactatgcactctttggtacccgTATGTACCTTGGAGGtacttatatgaactctttaggtacaaaggagTACTTTTTAAAACAGTCCAAGCTAGGGACCATTATTTGCAGTGTGACTTGCTGTATTAGGTCACCTAATACACTCAACCGCCAGACCCAGCACCCAACTCGGAAGCAGACTACAGACAACTGCCCAGTCATAAATTATActggtgtatgtgtgtgtgtgtggatggcTTCCTGGTGTATTATGtttcctgaaataaattaagGAGGAACTACTacctaaatatacaatatacaataaacacTATAAATCAAAATCAAAAAATGGGAAAATGCTAAgaaatttgtttatttgttctAAACTCTTCAGAAGAGAAACAAGTGGACTGCAAAAGTGACTTTTGGATCCCACTGTATCCATATAAAGAATTATGTTGGCACTGGAATCATAAATATTGTGGAGCTGCAACTTCAAGATGATAGTGACATTCCTAAGATCTTCTGTCAGTTTTATTACCCAGAATGCACTGAGCTCCTTCTGCATTCCTGAGGAAGATGGTACAGATTGTGCCAGAAGTCAAGAAGACAAATGCCACCTGTGCACTtcttttaaatttaaaagtGAACATGCCTTCAATTCTTTACAATCAGGATTAAGTGGCATCAATCAGCCAGAAGCCCCAGCTGGCCAATTACCCCTTCATGTGAATGTAAGCCAATTCATATTGTCTTCTGTGTCTACCAGGCAAGATCAGATTAGAGATATGGGTCTGGAGTCTAAATAAACCTATGTGACCTGTGGTGTGTTTACTGATACGGTGAAACTGACACAGATAATAAGACTTAATTGATTACTTTGGTTAAAGCCAGACTGTTCCATTAGGACTAATTcatttactgtgtttactggTCCTAAAAAGAGTGTTCGAGATGTTATGTACGTCATGTGAAAAGCAGGCCGCTCTTCACTAATGTATCATATATGGGCATGCAGAACTAGGATGACAAGTGACTGCCGTTTGGGACAAAAGAATTTAATTTGGATAATTTACGAGCTCATGATTGCATTAAATATGAGAGTTGTGTGGACTTGACAGCAGTCATAAAAGGCAAATAGTTTTGCACAGACTTAGCAAATTAGTGAGTTGCGTTTGTGTGTTTTACAGAGAAGAAATATTATTTGTGTTGGTAATTAAAAGCAAAGTAGTGAGGCATTCTCCCACCCGAAACCACAAGTCTGCTTTCCCAGTTTAATTAGAAATGGATTATAACATAATCCATAAGCAGTGTCTTACAAGTACTTGATTGCGGGATATTTAAATAAGATAGGAATGCCTACTGGCCTCGAAAATGCCGCAGTGTTGTTAGGTGAGAAACTATGAATTATATTCATTGATCTAATGCAGTACCCCTAAAAGACCCGCAAAGGCTGTTGgcaaattataatttaaagacATGTAGGgcttgttaaaggaaaacaccacagtttttcaatattttactatgttcttacctcaacttagaaaaattaatacatacctgtctttattcaatgcgtgcacttaaaatttgtacagcgccttgtgaatgtgttagcatttagcctagccccaatcattccttaggatccaaacagggatgaatttagaagtcaccaaacacttccatgttttccatatttaaagactgatacatgagtagttacacaagttattatgtcacaaaataaaacttttgtttgaagCCATAGGAAGGAattgggctaggctaaatgctaacacatttacaaagcactgtacaaagattaaaattgCACGCATTAGAAAAAGATagctatgtattaattaatctaagttgaggtaagaacttagtaaaatattgaaaatttgtggtgttttccttcaaTGTAAAGCTCATACTGTACCAAAGCATGGACTTGACTAGTATTGGGCAATATTCCCCAttgtgcacacaaacacacttttgTTGTCGTCATTACATTCGACTGTTATTTACATTGTGCTGTGTATGTAACTGGTAGCAGTTTCCTCGTGCCAAAATAATGAAAGTCCAAAATCAGGGGTCAACAgattcatttttattgcaaagtgCTTCTGTCATATTTTATAACTTAtcaataaagaaagaaaacttcACACTATCACACCcacacaaacagaaacacaCCCACATGACATTTTTATGTAGGGGCATGCAGGACTGGAGGCTGAAAAGcactaaaccagcaccaaaacttAAGCAAAACTCCAGTTCTTCAATGCCTATCCACTGTAATGCATGACCCCAAAATCACAGCAATCGCCCGCTGATCAGATCAGTGGCGCCGAGTGGCTGCTGTTAGTGTGCATTTATGATGTGTCATACAAACCCCCTGTCTCATAACTTGAACGAATGTATCAGATTCTCTGATATCTCTTTAAACATTGCATAGTCATTTTGTGGCACATTTCTCTCCAACTTGAACTCCAAGAGAAAAACCATCCTTCATTAACCACAATATAAGTACATCTGATCCGAAAATAaagttttctttaaaagaatAGTTTGCCTTCTGCTTAGAAAGTGCTTTGAGTGTCTATaaatcttatttatttatataattttctcTGCTATCTACAGTCTGTCTGGCTGCTTTATTAGCCTAACACAGCTGGTACTGCCCATGCATGCAGACGTTTGCTGTAACTGAGGGTAATTCACATTTGCATGGGCAACTCTGGCACTGCCTCTCATTGAAACTCACTCTGAGGTCAAATTTCTCCTACGGGCTTTCACCTCACCTGACCCTTTGGGATTACTAATAAATCAGTGATTGTTATCATCGACGCCTGCTTAACTTCACTGATTGTACAATCacttggctgaatggattccctCGGTCCTCTCAGGAAAGAAAAACGAAGAAGTCAAAGCACTGTTCTGATGACAGTAAATGAAAGCAGAGAGGGCAACGAGGCACGGGAATACTGAACAAGATCCACTTTATACTGCAGCATACACAGGCAAAATTATGCAAAGATAAGTGTTGCTTGTGTTTATGTGATGGTCTTTATAAGTGCGCAAGGAGAGTCGAATGAAAAACAAATGTAGAGTTTAAATGAACTTCATACAGTCACTTGATTGACACTGCAAATTGAAATAAGATAGTCATAAAGAGATTACAGAGAAACTTTTGAATGAAGGGAACAGGAATGCATCTAAATGGAATGAACGAGTAAAACACAAATCATCCCTCACTCACATTCATTCTCACCCAACACACTGAACATATTGAGAGTGAGGCCCTTCCGGTCGGCTTTTACAGTATCGTCTTCATCATCTCCATCACCATCCTCATCATCATCCGCATCTCCATCGTTCTCCTCCTCCAGATCCGAGCTGGACTCACCGTCCTCGTCTTCCCTCTCACCAAACTTCTCCTCGTCATCCTTTCTTCCTTGTAGGGCGATGATCTCGGCCAGGTCTGGGTGCGATTCCCATTCATCTGGAGAAAGACATTACGCGTCAAATATTGGCCATGTGCCCAAATAAATAGTGTATTACCCTGAACAAATCTGTGGTGATTTGACTTCTGACCTTTGCTTTGAGTATACCCAGGTGGCCGAAGGCATAGACAGATTCGTCCTTCAATGGCTAACCGCAGGAGACTGTTGGCTGCTCGATAGGCATCGTGACGGGCTGCCTTAGCAGTCATATATCCTCTCCGTTTAGCCCATGCTGAATAAAAAAATAGCTCTTTTGAACATATGTACATACAACTTTGGAAAAATACAATGACATGTAATAGTGTTGAGATTTTATTGTGGTAATCCGACATAAAATAGTGTCACGTCGGTACTCACCTTCACACACGTCCCATGCAGTCCAGTCCTGTATCTTGGGGTCCTCCCGTGTTCCTATGTTTGGGTCAAGATGTGTCAGCTTTAGTACAGAGAGAAAGTTGGTCCGTTCACACAGGTATCCTACCGCAGTGTACGGCTCCTGCAGCTGAGACACTGGATATATACCACTCAAAATCTAAAATGGAAaaacacgcacaaacacaccaGAGCTATTTAACCTTCATGAATAATGTACAATCATTCATCCGTCCTATATGTGCTGTTTTTACCTGAAGTTGCTTGTCTACTCGAGAGGGCAAAACAAGCCCGGGACAGTCACATAGTTTAACAGTAGGAGTGAGGTAGTAAGTTTGGAAGTATTTAGTGTGGCCGGGGGTCCGAGATACGCTCACGACCTTTCTGCCAACCAGACTATTGAGCACTGAAGATTTACCTACATTAGGGAAACCTGtatgaaaaatgcaaaaacatgCTCGTTAAAAAGAGATTTAACATAAGACATTGACATGCAATTACCTTGCAAAGCACATAACGCAAAATTTAATCTAACAAAAGTTAATAACAAAACTGGGGCTACTAGCTCAGCTTAATTAAGGAGAAACTATTTACCTATGCACCCTACTGTTAATACCCCATCCTTATAAAGTTCTTGTGTAAGGCTGTTCATTTCCAATGCAATGTCACTGTGATGCTCCACCAATACAGATTCCAGTCCATCCTCAGCCTGATCCCACTcagttcccatggcaacagcatCCCTCTGGATCTTCTTCTCCCAGCTGCTCAAAtccactgaaaaaaaacaaaacatcagtTGTTAGTTAGTGTCCCAAATTATGCCCCCACTATGCACTACTTCATTTGTGCGTGAGCGTGTAGGCCAGGAGAGGTATTGAGGTAAACATTTGAGAAAAAGTTACATCTGACCTTTTCCTGCTGTGATCTCCTGACATGCCCTCATGATGTGAATTGGTCCTCCTGCCAGACTCCATCCGGCCTTCTTCCTCATCCGCCTCTTCTGTAGAACTACACAGAACAGAGAAACAATAAGAAACAAACATAATCTAGCTAAGGAAAGCGCACTGAAAATTAACATTTTGATTCCCTCACCTGTGCTATAGGTTTGTCCTGGGTGTGAGGTAAAGCAGACACAGTGCAGATGGGGGAAGAGTTTGGTCAGGTAGTGTTTCCAGGCCAGCACTAGAGGGGCGGGGCACAAGTCCACTTTATTGAGCACCAGGATGATGTGCTTCTTTAACTCACCAGTGATGTAGTGATACAGAGCCGGAGGAAACTGCAGCACCTATAGTCCGAAAGAAAATGTGTGTAGGCATTGAATGCGAGAAATGCAAACCCTTGCTGCACATCATTAATAGTAATAACCTGTGGAATAATGTGCACTGTAAACTTCTGCTTTTTGTACTATACTTCTTTTACTTTTACAAATATAAACCTAAAAGCATTATCATCTCCATTACTATATTTCAGACACAATCTCTGTCCCCACCTAGTGGTAAGGAATTCTCACTTTAGTTTGGATAATGTGACGCTTCTTATGTTTGGTGTAATGGCTATACATGTTTGATGATCTTTTGAATCCTACTAAAAGTTTCAAAAGACGTAAGAGTCACACACTTACTGGGTGTCTGATGTCTACTATGAGCAGAATGATATCAGACATCTCCATTACTCGCCACAGCTGCCTCCAtgtctgagagagagagaaaggaagttaataataaacaacaaaattacAACAATTTTTTCAATAGCATTttgattgttgttgtttaaacaaTATACTATTCAGGCTTGCTGTATTAGACATTCAGAATAAACTCATAATCTTGCACATTCTTTCAGATAAGCCAACATGTTTGTAATATTTTGGCTCACTGAAGCAAAAGAATTACTTGCTGTTTTCTTGAAATGTAAAAAGCAGTAATTCAACTGTGATACAACACATTTAGACATTAGCAGACACTAAACATGAAAGAGCATTTAACTTTTTATTTGTCAATGAGCTAACATAAAAGTACAATTTACAAAGCCATGTTTACAAGTAGGACTAGAGGTTGTAGCTAGAAAAGGTGAACAACATAGAAGTTTTTTCATAGACTAAAGAATAAAAAGGTTGACAGCTAGGGGTTAAGTCATGTGAATGCAGAAGACGTGGCCAAAGTTGCCCCGCAATGACTTTTAATTTGTCCCGTCATGCCACGTGAGATAAGGAAAAAGGATAAACGTCATTGACGCAGATTTTTATGTTTCTGattatatcttttctaaaatgtaacatttttggttttatttgtatattacaaaaatgcaaattgAAATGAATGCAAGGCATGAcagtaaattattattatttttatgtacaTGCATACTTGCATAGCATGCATCACGAAACTCAATGAACTCGGGTACTAATATAGGCTACTAATGGTGCGGTCAAGGTAGACAAAAGCAAATTTAAAAACGattggcaaattttttttttacaacagttatctttgaaaataaaactttattagCTATGCAATAACAGAAAaatgtttgcttatttatttttttaaatataagaaaattataaattaggagaatcagggcaactttaattttaatataacagcAATATTTACTTTCAGCCCACGGCCCTCACTTGATTAAAACCCTTTTCAAAATTatcaacagaataaaaaaggTTTCTCACAGGGGCAAATGTAATACAATCAAGAAGGATATGTTTAATGGACAATGAATTCTGACATGATGAACACTTTGGAGGATTTTCTCATGAGAGTAAAAATTTATGTGTAATTTTGAATGTCCTATTCTGCATCTTGTAAAGATGACTTGATTCCAACGATTctcaaaacaaaaattatatttttcctCACATCAGGATTTATTTTATGCAACTTATTATTTAGACATTGATCCCATTCTGATTGCCATTTATTTCTGATGTATTCATTTATCGTTTGTTTTAATTCTGTAAAAGGTAGAGAACCCTTTACAAATTTTGTGGATAGTCCGCTTTTCCAGCAATTCCTGATTGTCCAGGTACCCAGCAAAAGTAAATGTtaaaagcatttgatttgagCATTGATAATTTAATGAAGATCTTGACGACGGTTGGATGATGAGTTTTCTTACTTTCCAGTGAATCCAGGCATGATTTTGAGTCAGTCATTAAGaatttcttctgcaaagacGTTTCAATAAATTTTAATGCCAACAATTAAGCATGTGCTACTGCAGTGAAGATTGAACTTTGATCCAGAATACGCATTCCTTGATGTACTTAATTTGTTGCAAAAGCTGCCGCTACCTGGTTTCCATATTTGGATCCATCTGTGTATATTGGAGTGTCCTGGGGATAAATAACTCTCATTTCTAAAAATTGTAGCTGATAATAATTTGGATGTGTTTCCGATTTTTGATtgtaatttcattttaatggcaatgaaaatgttataagtcagtaattaaaatgccttactttcacaaatgtcacttaatTAGTATTTAAAACCTTTGACTTTCTTTCATTGCAAAACCatctaagtgcatgcaaatgTCTTGAGTAACTcttcactgtcctttctgaataaagataaaaggctaaaaaatatatatataatatacagctgattttttttctaaatgtactatttagaGCTATGCGTTTAAGTAGAACATTTTTGTTTCACTCTGTCATCTACCGACAACATTTCTACCAAATTGctaataaaaattatgtaacagataaaataacaaaaagatGCAATGTTTACAGATCTTAAATACttaagtttatatttattttaaactgcaAAATACTAATGTTTTTACTAGGGCTGTGAAAATAACGCATTAATTCGATTAATTAATCTGagaaaaaataacgcgttaaaaaaaataacgcagATTAATCCATTCCGTATTGAACCTGGATACATTCTAGCCACCAtttgactgtaaaataaaggagGTAGACGAGAACGCGCTGGCGGTGACTGGATCATTGACTGGaacatttacttataaaaaaacggcCTGATGgaagtgatgataaaaataaagtatgcaaC from Misgurnus anguillicaudatus chromosome 10, ASM2758022v2, whole genome shotgun sequence encodes the following:
- the gnl1 gene encoding guanine nucleotide-binding protein-like 1 is translated as MPRKKPYSNKQKKKQLQVKREKKRGEPGSSHSSRNASVERGPGRDRQSDTSDSETTDIKRINQQPGTGDGRYDSNRFRLHFEKETKEEVERRKKIAMQKIIKPVEEKELEVDINQIFPEDKGLNFPRRPSWHYDMQREQLLRKEEKSFQEYLEALYSMNPPGTLSHFEHNLETWRQLWRVMEMSDIILLIVDIRHPVLQFPPALYHYITGELKKHIILVLNKVDLCPAPLVLAWKHYLTKLFPHLHCVCFTSHPGQTYSTVLQKRRMRKKAGWSLAGGPIHIMRACQEITAGKVDLSSWEKKIQRDAVAMGTEWDQAEDGLESVLVEHHSDIALEMNSLTQELYKDGVLTVGCIGFPNVGKSSVLNSLVGRKVVSVSRTPGHTKYFQTYYLTPTVKLCDCPGLVLPSRVDKQLQILSGIYPVSQLQEPYTAVGYLCERTNFLSVLKLTHLDPNIGTREDPKIQDWTAWDVCEAWAKRRGYMTAKAARHDAYRAANSLLRLAIEGRICLCLRPPGYTQSKDEWESHPDLAEIIALQGRKDDEEKFGEREDEDGESSSDLEEENDGDADDDEDGDGDDEDDTVKADRKGLTLNMFSVLGENECE